A stretch of the Xiphophorus couchianus chromosome 15, X_couchianus-1.0, whole genome shotgun sequence genome encodes the following:
- the LOC114159082 gene encoding pinin has product MSTRTEHRVSSSSSRTDERTRSRSRGREKRKRVRSRSRSSSSSSLSSSPSSSSSTSSSSSDPSHSSSSSRSSSSSSDSRSKSRKQSKRRKKEKHKKKGKKEKKQKRKKDKKTKGGDDKSRPVQISKYLKDRKKGKYSMISGKKIKMKVKKSKKDKQRDKNRAELLEFLNSTL; this is encoded by the exons ATG tCAACCAGGACGGAACACAGGGTGTCCAGTTCCTCATCTAGAACAGATGAAAGAACGAGGTCAAGGAGCAGAG gaagagaaaaaagaaagcggGTACGGAGTCGCAGCAGATCGTCTTCATCTTCCAGCTTGTCATCGTCACCCTCCTCTTCGTCctccacttcttccagctcctcagATCCATCACATTCatcaagcagcagcagaagtaGCTCTAGCAGCAGTG ACTCTCGCAGTAAATCCAGAAAGCagtccaaaagaagaaaaaaggagaagcacaaaaaa AAagggaagaaagagaaaaagcaaaagcgtaaaaaagacaagaagacaAAAGGAGGGGATGACAAATCACGACCGGTTCAGATCTCTAAG tatttgaaagacagaaaaaaaggaaagtacaGCATGATTTCAGGGAAGAAGATAAAGATGAAAGTAAAGAAGTcgaaaaaagacaaacag CGGGATAAAAATCGAGCAGAGCTGCTGGAGTTCTTGAACTCAACCCTGTGA